The following is a genomic window from Aquificota bacterium.
TAACAAAAATGCATCTATTAAGAGAACAGAAAATACACTTTTTAATCGGATAAAACTGAGGAAGGTGTTTGATAAAAGCTATGTGGAGGCTGGCTTTTCTTACCTTTCTTCCCTTAGAGGTGTGGGGGGCTTTTCTCTTGGATATGGCACCTACCTTTCCAATAGGACAAGCCTTCAAGCAAGTCTTGACGTAAACCAGCCTTCTTATGAAAGCATATACATGTTGCAAGGTGGAATGAAGGATAGCTTTTCTCTGTCAATACAACATGGCCTTAGCAGTAGGCTATTTCTGAGTATGAAGAGTTCTTATGAAAGCTATAAATCTCAAGACTACAAGCATGTTGGCACAGGTTTTATAAACTATGGTGAAGTGTATTATAAGCTTAGAGTAGGCTATCCAGATTATACCCTTAGGGCTTTTATTCAAGGCAACATGTATAGAGAAAAGGAGAGAACAAAGGGTGTTATAGATGAGATGGTTTTTGTTCCAAGCCCTGATGTTTTGCCAGAAAGTTATGGCCTTCTGGGTGTTGGTTTTTCCTTTGGCTTTGACAACAAGGACAACTATGTGAGGGTAGTAAGACCCTTCCTTGATGTTAGCTTAAGCCTTGATACGCGTAAAAGGCTTGGTTTTAATCTTCTTGGTGGCATAGGTGGTACCATCCTTAGACAAGATAACCTTTCCTTTGGTCTGTCTTATACCACCAACTTTATGGGAAGTAGGAATAACCTTTGGGGAAGCTTTATCAAATACTTAAGATTGTATTAACAAGCTTTGTATAGTGTTATAATATATTCTTAGTAGCGGTTAGGGTCGGTAGCTCAGCTGGCAGAGCAACGGACTCTTAATCCGTGGGCCGAGGGTTCGAATCCCTCCCGACCCATTTAAAGATTACCACAGCAAGGGGAGGAAGAGTAAGCCTTAAAGAGTAAGGCCTGTTGTGAAAGGGTATATCTTCGGCATAAACACCACCCAAGTTTCCAAGGTTGCTACCACCATATATGTATGAGTCTGTGTTCAAAATCTCTTTCCAAAAGCCTTCCCTTGGCACTCCAATTCTATAATCAAAGCGTGGCACAGGTGTAAAGTTGCATACCACAAGGACAAGGTCTCCATCGGAAGACTTTCTAAGGTAGCTTATTATGCTCTTCTCCCAGTCATGAAAATCAATCCATTCAAAGCCCTCTGGCTCACAGTCAAGCTCATGCAAGGCTTTCTCTTCCCTGTAGAGTCTGTTTAAATCCTTCACAAGCCTTTGAATACCTTTGTGGCTCTCATAATCTAACAGATGCCAGTCAAGGCTTTCCTCATGGTTCCACTCCCTCCATTGGGCAAACTCTCCACCCATAAAGAGAAGCTTTTTACCCGGATGGGTCCACATGTAGCCAAAGAGGAGCCTAAGGTTTGCAAACTTCTGCCAATAGTCTCCGGGCATCTTGTTAATGAGAGAACCTTTTCCATGCACCACTTCATCGTGGGACAAGGGAAGTATGAAGTTCTCTGAAAAGGCATACCATATACTAAAGGTGAGCTGGTTGTGGTGGTATTTCCTGTATATGGGGTCCTTGGACATGTAAAATAGAGTGTCGTTCATCCATCCCATATTCCACTTGAAGCCAAAGCCCAGGCCTCCTATGTAGACGGGCCTGCTTACCATGGGAAAGGCGGTAGACTCTTCTGCTATAGTCTGAATGCCTTCAAAATCCCTATACAGGCAAACGTTGAGCTTTTTTAAAAAGTCTATGGCTTCCAAGTTCTCCCTACCCCCATACTGGTTTGGCACCCATTCCTTCCTTGAGTAGTCCAAATAGAGCATGCTGGCCACTGCATCCACCCTTAGTCCATCCGCATGGTATTTTTCAAGCCAAAAGTGGGCGGAGCTGAGAAGGAAGGACCTTACCTCACCCTTTCCGTAATCAAAGATGTAGCTGTTCCAGTCTGGATGCCATCCCTTTCTCCAGTCCTCATACTCATAGAGATGTGTGCCATCAAAGTAGGCAAGGCCGTGGCCATCGGTGGGAAAGTGGGAAGGGACCCAATCAAGGATAACGCCTATGCCTTGTTGGTGAAGGTAGTCTATAAGATACATAAAATCCTGTGGGGTGCCATACCTTGAGGTGGGTGCAAAGTAGCCCGTTATCTGATAGCCCCATGAGCCATAAAAGGGATGCTCCATAATTGGCAAAAACTCCACATGGGTAAAGCCCATCTCCTTTACATACTGGGCAAGCATGGGAGCCAGTTCTCTATAGCTTAGCCATCTGTTTCCCTCTTCTGGTACCCTTCTCCAAGAGCCAAGATGGACCTCATATATGCTTATGGGAGCCTTGTGATGGTTGATATCCTTTCTCTTTTTTAGCCATTCTTCATCCTGCCATTGATAGCCTATGTCCCACACTATGGAGGCTGTGCCTGGGGGCGTCTCATGGAAAAGGCCAAATGGGTCTGCCCTGTCTGTCCAATAGCCCCAAGAGGTGTATAGATGATACTTATACCTTTGGCCCTTTTTTACACCCTCCACAAAGCCCTCCCATATGCCCGAGCCATCCTCCCTTCTCTTCAAAGGCAAGGAGTGCTTGTCCCATCCGTTGAAGTCTCCAAAGACAAAGACCTGCTTAGCACGGGGAGCCCAAAGCGCAAAATAAGCACCATCTTCAAAAAGATGACAGCCAAGCTTCTCATAGAGCCTGCAATGGGAACCCTCTCTAAAAAGGTAGACATCATAATCCGTTATAAGGGAAAAATCGTATAGGACCTTCATATAAAGGATTTTACCTTTTAATCTCAAAAACCTGAGGGATCATCAAAGCATAACCTTGAAGTTGCCAGTGTATTATTTCTGTGATGGCGGAAGGCACAAGCTCCACAAAAGGATAAAAATCCTTTTCAGAGAGGCCGTATATCTGTTCAGCGGCCATCTTACAAACCTTAAACTTAACTCCATACATGCTAAGGTTTTCCATCCTTTCCACCATGTCCGCATACTGGTCCTTGTTTTTCATAGCAAAAACGGGAAGCTCCCTTCCATGGGAGACCACCACAATGTCTATGTCCTCTGGGCTAAAGTTATAGGGTGGTTTGGTAAGCACAAATATCACATTAGATATCCAGCCAAGTGCTGGCCTTAACTTTTCTGGATGGTCAAAGAAAAATTCGTAAACCACCTTAAAGGGCTTTTGATAGGGTGTTTGGACAAACTTGCCATGTGGCTGGGAAAAGGCTAAAGAAAGAAGCAAAAATAAAGACAATATCTTTATCATTTCCACACCTCCCTACTATAATATTTAGCCTACGCATGGTTAAAATCAAGCTTTGTGGCTTTACGAGAGAGGAGGACATAGAAAAAGCTGTAGAGTTTGGAGTGGACTATGTGGGAATAATCCTTTATGAGAAAAGCCCAAGGTATGTAAGCTGGGAAAGGCTAAAAGACCTTTTGTCTGTAGCCACTGGGGTCAAAAGGGTGGCCGTTATGGTAAATCCTACATCAGAGGAAGTCTTAAGGGCCTTTGAGGTAGGCTTTGACCTCCTTCAGCTTCATGGAGAGGAAAGCTTAGAGTTTGCCAAGGCTATTGGACTAGATAGAGTTATAAAAGCCTTCAGAACTTGCCCAGGCCTTGAGGTCTCAAAAGAGTGGAAAAGTGCTTATGGTGTGCTTCTGGATGCCTGTTCTAAGCTTTACGGTGGAAGCAGGCAGGAATCCGATTGGGAATTGGCCAAAGGCCTTGTGGAGGAGGGCTTTAAAGTGTTTTTGGCAGGAGGTCTGAGGCCAGAGAACGTAAAAGAGGCCGTAAGAAGGGTAAGGCCTTATGCAGTGGATGTATCTTCTGGTATAGAGGTAAGCCCTGGCATAAAGGATCACAAAAAGATGGAGGAGTTTGTGAATGCAGTTAAGAACGCATTTAAAGATTGACAAAAGTCTAAGCGGAGAAGTTGTAGAGCTGTCAGAAGGTTATGCAAAATTGAGGTTAAAAACAGATAGCCGAATGGTGGCGGATGATATGGGTCTCGTGCATGGAGGATTTATCTTCTCCCTGGCTGACTTTTGCGCCATGGCGTGCGTAAATGAACCCAATGTGGTTCTGGCTCAAGCCAGCATAAGATTTCTAAAGCCTGTAAAAGTTGGGGATGAAATCTTTGCGGAGGGGAGGATAATAAGGGAAGAGGGAAAGAAAAGATGGGTACAGGTAGAGGTGAAAAGGGGAGAAGAAAAGGTAGCAGAGGGGGAATTCCTCTGCGTGGTGCCAGAAAGGCACGTGTTATCTTAGTAAGAGTAAGAATAGACTCCCATCTTCCTGGCAAGCTCTTTTAGCCTTTCTATCCTTTTTTCTGTGGATGGGTGAGTAGAGAAAAGTTCCCATATGCCTTGGCCGGAAAGTGGGTTCTCAATAAAGAGGTGGGCTGTGCCCTGGTTTACCTCTGCGGGTATTTGATGCACATAGTTGTGTATCTTTTCTAAGGCGCTTGCCAAAGCGAGTGGATCTCCGCTTATCCTTGCTCCAGTTTCATCAGCCATATACTCCCTTGAACGGGAAATAGCCATCTGTATTATGGTGGCAATTATGGGGGTTATTATTATCATAGCTATGCTGGCTATGATAGAAAGTGGATTATTATTTTCTTCATCCCTTGAATGGCCCAAAAGTAAGGCCCATTGGAACATATTCACCAGGTAAGATATAGCTCCAGCTATGGTGGCAGCCATTGTAGCCACAAGCACATCTCTATTCTTTATGTGTCCTATCTCGTGCGCCAGCACACCCCTTAGCTCACGCTCATCAAGAATCTGCAGTATGCCAGATGTTACAGCTACCGCACCGTTAGAAGGCCCCCTTCCTGTGGCAAAGGCGTTGGGCTGTTCCATAGGCACCAAGTATATCTTGGGTTTTGGTATGTTTGCCCTTTGGGCAAGATCTTCTACTATCCTGTGGAGCCAAGGGGCCTCTTCATAGGGTATCTCCCTTGCGCCATACATGGCAAGCACTATCTTATCGGAAAACCAGTAGGCTATAAAGTTCATTATGCCAGCCAGCACAAGGGCTATGGTCATACCAGTTTTTCCACCGATAAGATGGCCTACAAACAGGAAAAGGCCAGTAAGAGCTCCAAGCAGTATAGCGCTTCTTATAGCATATCCCATATTATTTTCCTCCGTGTCCAAGCCCTTTATACAGGCTTGGGCTGGGGTATTTATATCCCGCCTTTCCTGAGATGTGGACTGCCCCAGCAGGCGGTATTAGTCCACACCCTTCCTTTTTGTATAGAAAGATAAGCATAAGGTTATATCATGTCAATATCCCTGGGAGGGTGTTTCAAAAGGCGCATTAAATTAAAAGGCATTAGAGATTAAAAGTATTGGATAAAATACTTCACAACCAATCCTGGCTTACCATCTGTTAGATAATCCACAAGCTCCTCCCATTCTTTCGCATCATCGTCATCCCCAAAGCAATCCCTGTATAAAACTGCATACTTCTTGGGTGTTTCCAGCATGTCAAAGTATTTTTTGGCAAACTCCTTGTCTCTTCTGTTTAACCCCAATCTATAAAGGTCAAAGATCCTTTGAGTGGGCGTGGTGCTTTGAATGTATTCTTCCCTTGTGGGGATTTTTAGATTATACTTTTCTCTCACTTCCCTCTGCACCCCAGGATAAAACCAATCTAACAACTCTTCCTCGCTCATATAATCATAAATGGTCTCCTCTTGCATGTGTAAGCATCCTTGTTATAAATCTAATATTTAATAATCCCTTATCATACGCCGGGTGAGAAATTAATTAGGAAGCTGGGATACCATCATACCTTCTTGCTAAAAAATAAATGAGACAAGAAATGTAGAGGCACGGCATGCCGTGCAACTATTAATAAAAAATCTATTGGTCTTGGACCCGCCCGGTGTTTTATAATCTGGCAGGTTTAAAACCTGCCACTACAAAGGATGAATTTCTTACCCAACGTATAAATTTAATAATCCCCCATCATCTCCTCAAGGGCAGAAAGATAGCACTCCAAAATCCTTTGAGAATACTCTTTAAGATTAAAAGATGCTTTTGAAAACCCGCTTGAAAGCAATTCTTTAAGCCTTGTGTATAGTTCTATTTCATCTTTTACTGGAAATCCAAGACCTACCTTTTCAAGGAAGTCTTTTAAGTCCTTTACCTTGTGGGTGTGTGGTCCATAGAGGACTGGCTTTCCAAAGTAGGCAGGCTCCAAAAGGCTGTGTCCGCCAATAGGAACAAAGGTGCCGCCCACAATGGCCACATGGGCATAGGCATAAAGAGAAAAAAGCTCGCCAAGGCTATCTACCACAAGCACATCCCAATCTTCCTCTTGATTGCTTCTAAAACTTACCCTATAGCCTTTAAAAACATCCACCACCTCTTTGGCCCTTTTTACATGCCTTGGTGCCACTATTAACTTAAGGTCCTTGAAATCCCTTCTCAAAAGGTCAAAGGCTTTTTTTATGATGGCTTCCTCTCCCTGATGGGTGCTTCCAGCCACTATAAGCCTTGAGGCATTTACTTTTAATTCCACAGGCCTTGGCTCTTCAAGGACAAACTTTAGGTTTCCACAGGGTAGGACTTTTTTACAGCCATAATTTTTAAACCTTTCTGCAGAGCTTTCATCCCTTGTGATAATGAGAGAAAACTTTTTAGATAAGCATCTTTCCAAAAGCCCACCCTTGGCATAGGCGTTTAGCCATATTTTTGGAGCCTTTGTAAAGGTCAAAAGGGAAGGCCAGAGTTCCCTTTCCATAATGACTATAGCCACAGGTTTAATCTTCCTTTCAAAGGATATTACAAAAGGTGGGAGGTCAATGGGGAGTCTGTAGAGCTTATGAAAGTATGCCTTGCCCTCTTGAGCCTTTAGATACTCCTTTGCCCTAAAGGAAAAGTAGGTAAGAACTATTTCATATCTTGGATAAAGCCTTTTTAGAAGTGGCCTTATAGTGTTAAACTCGCCTACGCTTGCAGTGTGAACCCAGAGGCTACCTCTCCCTTTCTCCACGAATAAATTCTTCCACCATCTTCCTTGCCTGCCAGTCTGGGTACTGTATGGGAGGATGCTTCATGGTGTAGGCGCTTATAGAGTAAAGGGGTCCTCCTATGCCCCTGTCCCTTGCCAGCTTACAGCACCTTATGGCATCAATCATTGAGCCTGCACTGTTTGGTGAGTCCTCCACATCAAGCTTGACTTCCACATACATGGGCACATCACCAAAGAGCCTTCCTTCTATGCGTATATAGGCTATCTTCCTGTCCTTTAGCCAAGGCGCCCAGTCGGAAGGACCTATATGTATGTTCATCGGGTCCATCTCATAAGGTATGAGGGAAGATACCGCCTCTGTCTTTGAGACCTTCTTGGTCTTTAGCCTATCCCTCTCCAGCATGTTGAGAAAGTCCGTATTGCCACCGAAGTTAAGCTGGTAGGTCCTGTCAACCTTTACGCCCCTATCAAGGAATAGCTGGACAAGGGTTCTATGCAAAATGGTGGCACCCACTTGGGATTTTATGTCATCCCCAACTACGGGAATGCCTTCGTTTTCAAACCTCTTTGCCCACTCTGGGTCCGAAACTATAAAGGTAGGCATGCCGTTTATAAAGGAAACGCCAGCCCTAAGGCAGGCCTCCGCATAAAAGCGCGCAGCCTGTTCCGACCCAACGGGAACGTAGTTTATAAGTATGTCCGCCTGAGTCTCTTTTAACACTCTTACCACATCCTCCAGTTCATCCTCCTTCTCATCGGACAAAACAAAGCTTCTCTCCGGTGGGTAGTTGGCCATATGGGAGGCATAGCCATCAAGCACCTTACCCTTTCTGACCACCACACCCATCCTTGGTATGTTTGGTTCAAAAATGGTTGTGCAGTTGGGTGGTGAAAAGATGGCTTCTGATATGTCCTTGCCCACCTTTCTTGCGTCAATGTCCCATGCTGCAACTATTTCAATGTCCCATGGCTTGTAGCCACCTACATCCTCAAACATAAGACCGCTTACACCCTCTCTGTGCTTTGCGTAGTAGTAGATGCCTTGAATCAAACTACTAGCACAGTTGCCAACGCCAGCTATTGCCACTCTTATTTTTGACATTTCAACCTCCGCAAAGGCTTATAATATTATAACAGGATGAAGGTTCTTTTAGTTTTCTACTCAAAACTACTTAGCGAGAGTGAGCTTTTGCAAAGGGTAAGTGAAAAGGTTAACACCTTAAAAAGGTTTATAGGGCCAGATAGCCTTTATGCTGTCATTACCTCTGAGATGAAGGACTTTATAGATAAGTTTCCAGATTTGGTCTTTATAAGGAACGACAAGGGGACCTTTCTTTATGGTCTTTATAAGGGTTTGAGAAAGTTGAGAGGCAATGATGTGTTGGTGCTTGACCCATTCCAAGCCATAAGCCTTGATAAGATAAAGGAGTTTATAAGTAAGAGAAGGGTGAATGCTTTCCATTCTTTGAACGAACATGGAAAGGGCATAGCCCTCTTTAGGCTGATTGACCTTGATTACTTTATAAGGTCTTCGGAGATTTTGCTTCTAGAAAAGGAAGAGGAAGACCTTAGCACGCTTATGGAAAAGGTCAAACAAGATTATGGTATAGAATATGAAATGCTTTGAGGAGGTAAGATTATGGAAGACATCATAGTGGGTAAGTATGTGGTAAAGACAGACAGGTATTACACAAAGGACCATGAATGGGCCCTTGTTAAAGGCAATAAGGCATGGATTGGTATAACCGATTATGCGCAAAAGGAGTTGGGTGATGTGGTCTACATAGACCTACCACAGGTAGGTGAATCCTATGAAAGTGGAGATACCATTGCCAACGTGGAATCTGTGAAAAGTGTATCGCCAATCTATGCGCCACTCTCTGGCACAGTGGTAGAGGTCAACGAAACCTTAAGCGATGAACCTCATCTTATAAACGAATCTCCTTATGAGGATGGATGGATTGCAGTCCTTGAGCTTTCCGACCCTATGGAAGTGGAAGACCTTATGCCCGCCGAAGACTACGCCCAGCTTCTTGTGGAGATAGTCAAAGAAGAAAAAGGAGAAGAGGTAAAGCTTGAAATGCCAGAGGAGGAAGTTATAGAAGAATCCTTGGAGGCACTGCCAGAAGAAGAACTTGGCTACGAAGAAAGGGAAAAGTAAATGTATATACCCCATTCCGAAGAAGAAACTGAAAGGATTTTAAAAACGCTTGGCCTCTCCCGCCTTGAGGACCTCTTTTCACACATAGACCCTTCTCTACTTTCTGAACCTTCTTTGCCTCCACCAAAAAGTGAAGAAGAGATAAGAAGGTATATAAAAGAATTGGGAAGTCAAAACGCAGAGCTTGTGTGTTTTGCAGGCTTTGGTGCCTACGATAGGATCGTTCCATCGGTTATATGGCAAATACTAAACAGGGGAGAGTTTTTGACAGCCTACACACCCTACCAGCCGGAGGCCTCTCAAGGAACCCTCCAGGCCATCTTTGAATACCAAAGCCTCATATGTGAGCTTACCAAGATGGATGTGGCCAATGCAAGCATGTATGATGGTGCCTCTGCCCTTGCGGAAGCTATTTTGATGGCAAGGGCTATAAGGGGAAAGGGCAAAAGGGTTATACTTTCGGAGGGCATAAACCCTCTTTATAGACAGGTGGTAAGCACCTACCTTATGGGCTATAGGGATGAGATAGCCCTTTGCACTCTCACAGAAGAAGGCCATACGGACCTTGATAGGCTGGAAAACCTTTTAAAGGATGGAGAGGTCCATGCACTTGCGGTGCAATATCCAAACTTTCTGGGCTTTGTGGAACCACTAAGGGAGATATCTGAACTTTCCAAAAGGTATGAGGTGCCACTGGTGGTGGTGGCAGACCCTATAGCTTTGAGCATTTTGAGGCCACCAGGAGAGTTTGGTGTGGACATTGTGGTGGGAGAGGGCCAGCAGATGGGAGTACCTTTAAACTTTGGCGGTCCTTATGTGGGCTTTTTTGCCACAAGGATGGAACATGTGAGAAGGATGCCCGGAAGGCTTGTAGGCATGGCAGAGGACATAGAAGGAAAGAGGGCCTTTACCCTTGTGTTGCAAACAAGAGAACAGCACATAAGAAGGGAGAGAGCCACATCCAACATATGCACTAACCAAAACCTCATAGCCCTTGCCAACCTCTTATACATGGTGCTTCTTGGAAAGGAAGGACTAAGGGAGGTGGCAATTCAAAGCCTCTCAAAGGCGTTTTACTTAAAAGAAAGGCTTTTAAGCCTTGGCTTTGAAGAGGTTTATAAAGGGAAACATCTTTGGGAGTTTCCACTAAGGCATGAAAAGAGTAAAGAGCTCTATCAAAAGGCCTTAAACTCCGGCTTTCTCTTTGGCGTGCCCCTTGATGACTTTGGATATAAAAACACCTTGCTTATAGCAACCACAGAAAAGAGGACAAAGGAGGAAATGGATAGG
Proteins encoded in this region:
- the gcvH gene encoding glycine cleavage system protein GcvH; protein product: MEDIIVGKYVVKTDRYYTKDHEWALVKGNKAWIGITDYAQKELGDVVYIDLPQVGESYESGDTIANVESVKSVSPIYAPLSGTVVEVNETLSDEPHLINESPYEDGWIAVLELSDPMEVEDLMPAEDYAQLLVEIVKEEKGEEVKLEMPEEEVIEESLEALPEEELGYEEREK
- a CDS encoding DsrE family protein, whose amino-acid sequence is MIKILSLFLLLSLAFSQPHGKFVQTPYQKPFKVVYEFFFDHPEKLRPALGWISNVIFVLTKPPYNFSPEDIDIVVVSHGRELPVFAMKNKDQYADMVERMENLSMYGVKFKVCKMAAEQIYGLSEKDFYPFVELVPSAITEIIHWQLQGYALMIPQVFEIKR
- the glgB gene encoding 1,4-alpha-glucan branching protein GlgB; this translates as MKVLYDFSLITDYDVYLFREGSHCRLYEKLGCHLFEDGAYFALWAPRAKQVFVFGDFNGWDKHSLPLKRREDGSGIWEGFVEGVKKGQRYKYHLYTSWGYWTDRADPFGLFHETPPGTASIVWDIGYQWQDEEWLKKRKDINHHKAPISIYEVHLGSWRRVPEEGNRWLSYRELAPMLAQYVKEMGFTHVEFLPIMEHPFYGSWGYQITGYFAPTSRYGTPQDFMYLIDYLHQQGIGVILDWVPSHFPTDGHGLAYFDGTHLYEYEDWRKGWHPDWNSYIFDYGKGEVRSFLLSSAHFWLEKYHADGLRVDAVASMLYLDYSRKEWVPNQYGGRENLEAIDFLKKLNVCLYRDFEGIQTIAEESTAFPMVSRPVYIGGLGFGFKWNMGWMNDTLFYMSKDPIYRKYHHNQLTFSIWYAFSENFILPLSHDEVVHGKGSLINKMPGDYWQKFANLRLLFGYMWTHPGKKLLFMGGEFAQWREWNHEESLDWHLLDYESHKGIQRLVKDLNRLYREEKALHELDCEPEGFEWIDFHDWEKSIISYLRKSSDGDLVLVVCNFTPVPRFDYRIGVPREGFWKEILNTDSYIYGGSNLGNLGGVYAEDIPFHNRPYSLRLTLPPLAVVIFKWVGRDSNPRPTD
- a CDS encoding 3-deoxy-D-manno-octulosonic acid transferase, which encodes MEKGRGSLWVHTASVGEFNTIRPLLKRLYPRYEIVLTYFSFRAKEYLKAQEGKAYFHKLYRLPIDLPPFVISFERKIKPVAIVIMERELWPSLLTFTKAPKIWLNAYAKGGLLERCLSKKFSLIITRDESSAERFKNYGCKKVLPCGNLKFVLEEPRPVELKVNASRLIVAGSTHQGEEAIIKKAFDLLRRDFKDLKLIVAPRHVKRAKEVVDVFKGYRVSFRSNQEEDWDVLVVDSLGELFSLYAYAHVAIVGGTFVPIGGHSLLEPAYFGKPVLYGPHTHKVKDLKDFLEKVGLGFPVKDEIELYTRLKELLSSGFSKASFNLKEYSQRILECYLSALEEMMGDY
- a CDS encoding PaaI family thioesterase — translated: MQLRTHLKIDKSLSGEVVELSEGYAKLRLKTDSRMVADDMGLVHGGFIFSLADFCAMACVNEPNVVLAQASIRFLKPVKVGDEIFAEGRIIREEGKKRWVQVEVKRGEEKVAEGEFLCVVPERHVLS
- the gcvPA gene encoding aminomethyl-transferring glycine dehydrogenase subunit GcvPA, with translation MYIPHSEEETERILKTLGLSRLEDLFSHIDPSLLSEPSLPPPKSEEEIRRYIKELGSQNAELVCFAGFGAYDRIVPSVIWQILNRGEFLTAYTPYQPEASQGTLQAIFEYQSLICELTKMDVANASMYDGASALAEAILMARAIRGKGKRVILSEGINPLYRQVVSTYLMGYRDEIALCTLTEEGHTDLDRLENLLKDGEVHALAVQYPNFLGFVEPLREISELSKRYEVPLVVVADPIALSILRPPGEFGVDIVVGEGQQMGVPLNFGGPYVGFFATRMEHVRRMPGRLVGMAEDIEGKRAFTLVLQTREQHIRRERATSNICTNQNLIALANLLYMVLLGKEGLREVAIQSLSKAFYLKERLLSLGFEEVYKGKHLWEFPLRHEKSKELYQKALNSGFLFGVPLDDFGYKNTLLIATTEKRTKEEMDRLVQVLL
- a CDS encoding phosphoribosylanthranilate isomerase, which encodes MVKIKLCGFTREEDIEKAVEFGVDYVGIILYEKSPRYVSWERLKDLLSVATGVKRVAVMVNPTSEEVLRAFEVGFDLLQLHGEESLEFAKAIGLDRVIKAFRTCPGLEVSKEWKSAYGVLLDACSKLYGGSRQESDWELAKGLVEEGFKVFLAGGLRPENVKEAVRRVRPYAVDVSSGIEVSPGIKDHKKMEEFVNAVKNAFKD
- a CDS encoding inositol-3-phosphate synthase; protein product: MSKIRVAIAGVGNCASSLIQGIYYYAKHREGVSGLMFEDVGGYKPWDIEIVAAWDIDARKVGKDISEAIFSPPNCTTIFEPNIPRMGVVVRKGKVLDGYASHMANYPPERSFVLSDEKEDELEDVVRVLKETQADILINYVPVGSEQAARFYAEACLRAGVSFINGMPTFIVSDPEWAKRFENEGIPVVGDDIKSQVGATILHRTLVQLFLDRGVKVDRTYQLNFGGNTDFLNMLERDRLKTKKVSKTEAVSSLIPYEMDPMNIHIGPSDWAPWLKDRKIAYIRIEGRLFGDVPMYVEVKLDVEDSPNSAGSMIDAIRCCKLARDRGIGGPLYSISAYTMKHPPIQYPDWQARKMVEEFIRGERER
- the htpX gene encoding zinc metalloprotease HtpX; protein product: MGYAIRSAILLGALTGLFLFVGHLIGGKTGMTIALVLAGIMNFIAYWFSDKIVLAMYGAREIPYEEAPWLHRIVEDLAQRANIPKPKIYLVPMEQPNAFATGRGPSNGAVAVTSGILQILDERELRGVLAHEIGHIKNRDVLVATMAATIAGAISYLVNMFQWALLLGHSRDEENNNPLSIIASIAMIIITPIIATIIQMAISRSREYMADETGARISGDPLALASALEKIHNYVHQIPAEVNQGTAHLFIENPLSGQGIWELFSTHPSTEKRIERLKELARKMGVYSYSY